One genomic window of Halobellus limi includes the following:
- a CDS encoding DUF1918 domain-containing protein, which produces MEFEEDDSVVLHDKHSEFDGETGTITQVVETMFGDATYTVSFEDGQEVGISADQLDPADEADDDEE; this is translated from the coding sequence ATGGAGTTCGAAGAGGACGACAGCGTGGTACTGCACGACAAGCACAGCGAGTTCGACGGCGAGACCGGCACGATCACGCAGGTCGTCGAGACGATGTTCGGTGACGCCACCTACACCGTCAGCTTCGAGGACGGTCAGGAGGTCGGCATCTCCGCCGATCAGCTCGACCCCGCCGACGAGGCCGACGACGACGAGGAGTAG
- a CDS encoding RNA-binding protein produces the protein MPRIPFHYVDLRTFCYETEDEKRVESALRTFLPEEFELTRTESAGHHGDRIVVLSARVENADDVRHVLARLSELPEFETLLSELDERVTDNTELFLRLDKQAAFRGDVRRGDGITLRAKVEAYPATKDAAVENAREALERADALDSDAES, from the coding sequence ATGCCCCGGATTCCGTTTCACTACGTCGATCTGCGGACCTTCTGCTACGAGACCGAAGACGAAAAGCGGGTCGAGAGCGCGCTGCGGACGTTTCTCCCCGAGGAGTTCGAGCTGACCCGAACCGAGAGCGCCGGCCACCACGGCGACCGGATCGTCGTCCTCTCCGCGCGCGTCGAGAACGCCGACGACGTCCGGCACGTCCTCGCCCGCCTGAGCGAACTCCCCGAGTTCGAGACGTTGCTCTCGGAACTCGACGAGCGCGTCACCGACAACACGGAACTGTTCCTGCGCCTCGACAAGCAAGCGGCGTTCCGCGGCGACGTCCGCCGCGGCGACGGCATCACTCTCCGCGCCAAGGTGGAAGCCTACCCCGCGACCAAGGACGCGGCCGTCGAGAACGCCCGCGAGGCGCTCGAACGGGCGGACGCGCTCGACTCCGACGCCGAATCGTAG
- a CDS encoding DUF7405 family protein gives MFGGEDETSRRAVLKGAVAVGGAAALSACLEETEPEPVPSGPDDPSSLPARQHAWNDHVRTDDHGNTLLPRHQLLLYLTLPGDGPPDAAARRDVESALRTLDRAYERSSDGLLHSIAYSPRYFGRFEAGLPDSVDLPEPRALSPFETPEFDRQDALLHLASDRADVVLAAEEALRGNEPTVNGREMESTLTDVFEVADRRSGFVGAGMPAERQDGLAGIPSSNPVPEESPLFMGFIAGFRENQATEDHVTLSEGPFAGGTTKHVSNLRMRLEDWYGEQSFEERVAELFSPVHAEEGLVDGVGEDLGDDSGITQEMIENVRSNARQFGRVGHAQKAARANREEDGTVRTLRRHFESTDDDEASLHFPSLQRRITTFEEVREAMNGTDLADLPAIRQRVNNGILEYIFVKRRGNFLVPPRSLRALPTPER, from the coding sequence ATGTTCGGCGGGGAAGACGAGACGAGCCGGCGGGCCGTCCTGAAGGGTGCCGTCGCCGTCGGCGGCGCGGCGGCGCTGTCGGCGTGTCTGGAGGAGACCGAGCCGGAACCGGTGCCGAGCGGTCCCGACGACCCGTCGTCGCTCCCGGCGCGTCAGCACGCCTGGAACGATCACGTTCGAACCGACGATCACGGTAACACCCTCCTTCCGCGCCACCAGTTGCTCCTGTATCTCACGCTGCCCGGCGACGGACCGCCCGACGCCGCCGCTAGACGGGACGTCGAGTCCGCGCTCCGGACGCTCGATCGGGCCTACGAGCGGAGCAGCGACGGCCTCCTGCACTCGATCGCCTACTCGCCGCGGTACTTCGGCCGCTTCGAGGCGGGTCTGCCCGACTCGGTCGACCTCCCCGAACCGCGGGCGCTCTCGCCGTTCGAGACGCCGGAGTTCGACCGACAGGACGCGCTGCTACACCTGGCGTCGGACCGCGCGGACGTCGTCCTCGCCGCCGAGGAGGCCCTCCGAGGGAACGAACCGACGGTGAACGGGCGGGAGATGGAATCGACGCTGACCGACGTCTTCGAGGTCGCAGACCGTCGGAGCGGGTTCGTCGGTGCCGGGATGCCCGCCGAGCGGCAGGACGGGCTCGCGGGGATCCCGTCGTCGAACCCGGTCCCCGAGGAGTCGCCGCTGTTCATGGGTTTCATCGCCGGGTTTCGGGAGAATCAGGCGACCGAAGACCACGTCACGCTCTCGGAGGGCCCGTTCGCGGGCGGCACGACGAAGCACGTCTCGAACCTCCGGATGCGGCTCGAGGACTGGTACGGCGAGCAGTCCTTCGAGGAGCGCGTCGCGGAGCTGTTCTCTCCCGTCCACGCCGAGGAGGGACTGGTCGACGGCGTCGGCGAGGATCTCGGCGACGACAGCGGGATCACACAGGAGATGATCGAGAACGTCAGATCGAACGCCCGGCAATTCGGGAGGGTCGGCCACGCACAGAAGGCCGCACGGGCGAACCGCGAGGAGGACGGCACGGTTCGAACGCTCCGGCGGCACTTCGAGTCGACGGACGACGACGAGGCGAGTCTCCACTTTCCGAGCCTCCAGCGACGGATCACGACGTTCGAGGAGGTTCGAGAGGCGATGAACGGAACCGACCTCGCGGACCTCCCGGCCATCCGACAGCGCGTGAACAACGGGATACTGGAGTACATCTTCGTGAAGCGACGCGGCAACTTCCTCGTCCCGCCGCGGTCGCTGCGGGCGCTCCCGACGCCCGAACGCTGA
- a CDS encoding bactofilin family protein → MSGHARRRLAVLLVTSLVVFGGMTAIAGAQESGPSGSGPGETVGGTVRVDAGETYQGNLDAAAGSVVVAGTVEGDVSATAGSVIVTDSGRVTGSVDAAAGSVVIEGAVEGALTVGSASLELREGSRVGSLEAGAVDVRLDGAVDGDATVGADTLVVGPTATVGGSLTYDAEEFTLSDDASVAGSVTRDESLSVAGPDVFGSGGGPALPSIPSWVGVIYGALVNLLLGAVLLLAAPRFARDVVATGTSRALRSGGIGLLALVGTPIALLLLLLTVVGIPLSIAGVVVFAVLLWVASVYGALAVGTWVLSLADSENRWAALVVGVAVVALADFVPFVGGLVSFLVLLVGLGAFVSVLRERTAGGDERGGDAGATASGPEATA, encoded by the coding sequence ATGTCAGGACACGCGCGCAGACGACTCGCAGTCCTCCTTGTCACTTCTCTCGTCGTGTTCGGCGGGATGACAGCGATCGCGGGCGCACAGGAGTCCGGCCCGAGCGGATCGGGTCCCGGGGAGACAGTCGGCGGTACCGTTCGCGTCGACGCCGGCGAGACGTACCAGGGTAACCTGGACGCCGCGGCGGGCAGCGTCGTCGTCGCCGGCACCGTCGAGGGCGACGTCTCCGCGACCGCCGGATCGGTCATCGTCACCGACTCCGGCCGGGTGACCGGCTCCGTCGACGCCGCGGCGGGCAGCGTCGTGATCGAGGGCGCCGTCGAGGGCGCGCTCACCGTCGGCAGCGCGTCGCTCGAACTCCGCGAGGGGTCCCGCGTCGGGAGCCTCGAAGCCGGTGCCGTCGACGTCCGCCTCGACGGCGCGGTCGACGGCGACGCGACCGTCGGCGCCGACACGCTCGTCGTCGGCCCCACGGCGACCGTCGGCGGATCGCTGACGTACGACGCCGAGGAGTTCACCCTCTCGGACGACGCCTCCGTCGCGGGGTCGGTCACCCGCGACGAGTCGCTCTCGGTCGCCGGTCCCGACGTCTTCGGATCCGGCGGCGGACCCGCCCTGCCGTCGATTCCCTCCTGGGTCGGCGTGATCTACGGGGCGCTGGTGAACCTCCTCCTCGGCGCGGTGCTGCTCCTCGCGGCGCCTCGCTTCGCCCGCGACGTCGTCGCGACCGGGACGTCGAGAGCGCTCCGAAGCGGCGGGATCGGCCTCCTCGCCCTCGTCGGTACGCCGATCGCGCTGCTCCTCCTGTTGCTGACGGTCGTCGGCATCCCGCTCTCGATCGCCGGGGTGGTCGTCTTCGCCGTCCTCCTGTGGGTGGCGTCGGTCTACGGGGCGCTCGCGGTCGGGACGTGGGTGCTCTCGCTGGCCGATTCGGAGAACCGGTGGGCCGCCCTCGTCGTCGGCGTCGCCGTCGTCGCGCTCGCCGACTTCGTCCCGTTCGTCGGCGGCCTCGTCTCGTTCCTCGTCCTCCTCGTCGGTCTCGGCGCGTTCGTCTCCGTGCTCCGCGAGCGGACCGCCGGTGGCGACGAGCGCGGCGGCGACGCCGGTGCGACCGCTAGCGGACCGGAGGCGACGGCGTAG
- a CDS encoding glycine betaine ABC transporter substrate-binding protein, translating to MLKRRDVLRAGCTMGAGAIAGCSGSGSQSGSSGGSSNEIVVGSKTFAENRILGYMAYEALSELTDLRVVDEIGYGATSTAWEGLVEGRLDLYWEYTGTLRLTHPPAQESLIEDPEEQARAARESIESTHDLVVLSRAPFNNTYTVVTTPEWIDETGISSLGALADHVNAGNTDQTIALGPSFYDRADGWPGLLDHYGFDPAAVEEWDENVEVVSLGLTYEFLDIGRAQLGMGFLTDGRIDVDGLEPLADDESFWPIYSPCPCLSASVAEAHPEARDALDRIGPSVDGAGDIRELNAAVTIDGRSAQSVAREHLESAGVI from the coding sequence ATGCTGAAACGGCGCGATGTGTTACGGGCGGGCTGTACGATGGGGGCGGGTGCCATCGCCGGCTGTTCGGGATCGGGGAGCCAAAGCGGCTCTTCGGGCGGATCCTCGAACGAGATAGTCGTCGGATCGAAGACGTTCGCCGAGAACCGGATTCTCGGGTATATGGCCTACGAGGCGCTCTCGGAACTGACCGACCTGCGGGTCGTCGACGAGATCGGATACGGTGCGACGTCGACGGCGTGGGAGGGACTGGTCGAGGGGCGGTTGGACCTCTACTGGGAGTATACCGGAACGCTGCGACTGACACATCCCCCGGCGCAGGAGTCCCTGATCGAGGATCCAGAAGAACAGGCCCGAGCGGCCAGAGAGAGCATCGAGTCCACTCACGACCTGGTCGTGCTGAGCCGTGCGCCGTTCAACAATACCTACACCGTCGTCACGACGCCGGAGTGGATCGACGAGACGGGGATCAGCTCCCTGGGTGCGCTCGCAGACCACGTCAACGCGGGCAACACCGACCAGACGATCGCGCTCGGACCGTCGTTCTACGACCGCGCCGACGGGTGGCCCGGACTCCTCGATCACTACGGGTTCGACCCGGCGGCCGTCGAGGAGTGGGACGAGAACGTCGAAGTGGTCTCGCTCGGTCTCACTTACGAGTTTCTCGACATCGGCCGAGCACAGCTCGGGATGGGGTTCCTCACCGACGGGCGGATCGACGTCGACGGATTGGAACCGCTAGCGGACGATGAGAGCTTCTGGCCGATCTATAGTCCGTGTCCGTGTCTCTCCGCGTCGGTCGCCGAAGCACATCCGGAGGCGCGAGACGCGCTCGACCGGATCGGTCCGAGCGTCGACGGCGCCGGAGATATACGGGAACTGAACGCGGCGGTGACGATCGATGGCCGCTCCGCGCAGAGCGTCGCGCGCGAGCACCTCGAGTCCGCGGGGGTGATCTGA
- a CDS encoding creatininase family protein has product MYVADQTWPELGDYVAEESVAVVPLGSTEQHGPHLPLATDHLIAEGLAREAADRTGFLCTPTVNVGVSPHHRQFHGTMWVDGPQFRDYVESLTRNLAYHGIDRVVYVNAHGGNVQHLREVGRRLRDDGTLYAIEWMWDESIPDLVEEAFEQNGPHGGPKETAMIQHLAPELVREEELESARDGGVRDIEAAAHLRKNGARTFYDAVENSENGVFGDQTGATPEIGERLFEAAAEQLVELLEWLDGRRLDDLLAPAHVDPQPGSRRE; this is encoded by the coding sequence ATGTACGTCGCAGACCAGACGTGGCCGGAACTCGGAGACTACGTCGCCGAGGAGTCGGTCGCCGTCGTTCCGCTGGGCTCGACCGAACAGCACGGCCCCCACCTCCCGCTCGCGACGGATCACCTCATCGCCGAGGGACTCGCTCGCGAGGCCGCAGACCGGACGGGGTTTCTCTGCACCCCGACGGTCAACGTCGGCGTCAGCCCCCACCACCGGCAGTTCCACGGGACGATGTGGGTCGACGGACCGCAGTTCCGCGACTACGTCGAGTCGCTGACGCGGAACCTCGCGTACCACGGCATCGACCGCGTCGTCTACGTCAACGCCCACGGCGGCAACGTCCAGCACCTCCGTGAGGTCGGCCGTCGCCTCCGCGACGACGGGACGCTCTACGCGATCGAGTGGATGTGGGACGAGTCGATCCCCGACCTCGTCGAGGAGGCCTTCGAGCAGAACGGCCCGCACGGCGGGCCGAAGGAGACGGCGATGATCCAGCACCTCGCGCCCGAACTGGTCCGCGAGGAGGAGCTCGAATCCGCTCGCGACGGCGGCGTCCGGGACATCGAGGCCGCAGCGCACCTGCGGAAAAACGGCGCGCGGACGTTCTATGACGCCGTCGAGAACTCCGAGAACGGCGTCTTCGGCGACCAGACCGGCGCGACTCCCGAGATCGGCGAACGCCTCTTCGAGGCCGCGGCGGAGCAGTTGGTCGAACTCCTCGAGTGGCTCGACGGCCGGCGACTCGACGACCTCCTGGCCCCGGCGCACGTCGATCCGCAACCCGGGAGTCGGCGGGAGTAG
- a CDS encoding MFS transporter → MGSGNDADICAEGESHPVTRRGTRIRLAVGVWGVLVSQVFLYPGVEDIVGALGGGGTIRAGMWFLVAEFAAFVAFASVWGAASDAVGRRMPLAAAGALGGAAGYLVLAAAPTIGLPFAGVLVVRLLGGAATIGAFSLAITALADLAGGNGRNMGAAGIAIGLGAALGSVVGGRLADADPLYPLYAAAATLVAVAVLFATVSEELPSGERLRVADVLGRLRRRPVLAVPYAFGFIDRMTAGFFALVGVYYFRESFGLDAAGAGLALAAFFVPFALLQYPAGVLSDRVGRAVPVIVGSICYGLGIVAVGVAPVLWVAIAAMVAVGALGALVAPATMALVTDVASVETRGAALGGFNVFGSLGFLAGFLLGGTTTSTAGYLAAFLVVGLSEVAIATVAARAVWRISGSDSDSESDYSWPETRTGS, encoded by the coding sequence ATGGGCTCCGGAAACGACGCGGATATTTGTGCGGAGGGCGAATCGCACCCCGTGACACGCCGCGGGACTCGCATTCGGCTCGCCGTCGGGGTCTGGGGGGTCCTCGTCTCGCAGGTCTTTCTGTACCCCGGCGTCGAGGACATCGTCGGCGCCCTCGGCGGCGGCGGGACCATCCGCGCGGGGATGTGGTTCCTCGTCGCCGAGTTCGCCGCCTTCGTCGCCTTCGCCAGCGTGTGGGGCGCCGCCAGCGACGCCGTCGGGCGGCGGATGCCGCTGGCCGCGGCGGGGGCGCTCGGCGGCGCGGCGGGGTATCTCGTCCTCGCGGCGGCGCCGACTATCGGGCTCCCGTTCGCGGGCGTCCTCGTCGTCCGTCTCCTCGGCGGCGCCGCGACGATCGGCGCGTTCTCTCTGGCCATCACGGCGCTCGCGGACCTCGCCGGGGGGAACGGACGGAACATGGGCGCGGCGGGGATCGCGATCGGCCTCGGCGCGGCGCTCGGCTCGGTCGTCGGCGGCCGCCTCGCCGACGCGGATCCCCTGTACCCCCTGTACGCGGCCGCCGCCACGCTCGTCGCGGTCGCGGTCCTGTTCGCGACGGTTTCGGAGGAACTCCCGAGTGGCGAACGCCTCCGTGTCGCCGACGTGCTCGGTCGGCTCAGGCGGCGACCGGTGCTCGCCGTCCCCTACGCGTTCGGGTTCATCGACCGGATGACCGCGGGATTCTTCGCGCTCGTGGGCGTCTACTACTTTCGGGAGTCGTTCGGGCTGGACGCCGCGGGTGCGGGGTTGGCGCTCGCCGCCTTCTTCGTCCCGTTCGCACTGTTGCAGTACCCTGCGGGGGTGCTCTCGGACCGGGTCGGGCGGGCCGTCCCGGTGATCGTCGGCTCGATCTGCTACGGGCTCGGGATCGTCGCCGTCGGCGTCGCGCCGGTCCTGTGGGTCGCGATCGCGGCGATGGTCGCCGTCGGCGCCCTCGGTGCGCTCGTCGCGCCCGCGACGATGGCGCTCGTGACCGACGTCGCCTCCGTCGAGACCCGCGGCGCGGCCCTCGGCGGCTTCAACGTCTTCGGTAGCCTCGGGTTCCTCGCGGGCTTTCTGCTGGGTGGCACGACGACGTCGACGGCGGGCTATCTCGCCGCGTTCCTCGTCGTCGGCCTCTCGGAGGTGGCGATCGCGACCGTCGCCGCGCGAGCGGTCTGGCGGATTTCGGGATCTGACTCCGACTCGGAGTCCGATTACTCGTGGCCGGAGACGCGGACCGGCTCGTAG
- a CDS encoding cold-shock protein → MAKGTVAFFNDTGGYGFIESDDSEEDVFFHMEDVGGPDLEEGQEVEFDIEQADKGPRATNLQRL, encoded by the coding sequence ATGGCGAAAGGTACGGTTGCGTTCTTTAACGACACGGGCGGTTACGGTTTCATCGAAAGCGACGATTCTGAAGAAGACGTCTTCTTCCACATGGAGGACGTCGGCGGCCCCGACCTCGAAGAGGGCCAGGAAGTCGAGTTCGACATCGAGCAGGCCGACAAAGGCCCGCGAGCGACGAACCTCCAGCGCCTGTAA
- a CDS encoding response regulator has protein sequence MDGATPRVLVVEDEPDLAELYAIYLSDIYDVQTATDGETALELVDEETDVVLLDRRMPDLTGDEVLDEIRARGLETQVAMITAVEPDVDIVEMPFDDYLVKPVTKDDLHGLVEVLLRRANYDERSQEFFRLASKKAALESSPDVSVENEEEYRELTERMESIRTELDETLAELSDDDFREAFASFPDIEIDESEGDGDGVGSPPQS, from the coding sequence ATGGACGGCGCTACTCCCCGGGTCCTCGTCGTCGAAGACGAGCCCGACTTGGCCGAGCTCTACGCGATTTATCTCTCGGACATCTACGACGTGCAGACAGCCACCGACGGTGAGACGGCCCTCGAGCTGGTCGACGAGGAGACGGACGTCGTCCTCCTCGACCGGCGGATGCCCGACCTGACCGGCGACGAGGTGCTCGATGAGATCCGAGCCCGCGGGCTGGAGACGCAGGTCGCGATGATAACCGCGGTCGAGCCCGACGTGGACATCGTCGAGATGCCGTTCGACGACTACCTGGTCAAACCCGTCACGAAGGACGACCTTCACGGCCTCGTCGAGGTGCTGCTTCGACGGGCGAACTACGACGAGCGCTCCCAGGAGTTCTTCAGGCTCGCCTCGAAGAAGGCCGCGCTGGAGTCCTCGCCGGACGTCTCCGTGGAGAACGAAGAGGAGTACCGGGAACTGACCGAACGGATGGAGTCGATCCGCACCGAACTCGACGAGACCCTCGCGGAGCTGAGCGACGACGACTTCCGCGAGGCGTTCGCGTCGTTCCCGGACATCGAAATCGACGAGTCCGAGGGCGACGGCGACGGGGTCGGCTCGCCTCCGCAGTCCTGA
- a CDS encoding cryptochrome/photolyase family protein, translated as MTVWLLGDQLHPDATPLRSADHVLLVEAHAFAERRRYHPQKLTLVFSAMRHFRDDLRDRGYDVTYLRAETFGDALEEYFEANPGDDLVGMRSPSHGADEWRRRLVDERGGALTLVENDLFLTSRADFDAWAGVDASDDGESGTAVTDEGTAFRQEDWYRHVRRETGILMDGDDPVGGAWNYDEENRETPPPEWSPPDVPRFEPDGTTRGVQAFVAERYDDHWGDPSGFRWPVTREEALTAVDHFVSVRLSEFGDYQDAMRDGEWALCHSLLSAALNLGLLRPREVVDPAVAAYESGDAPLNSVEGFVRQVIGWREFVRHVYRRAMPELAEANQLGQTASLPPLYWDGETEMRCLSEAVGHVRKRGYAHHIERLMILANFALLYGVDPAELNEWFHLGFVDAYHWVTTPNVVGMGSFGTDVLSSKPYAASANYVDGMSDYCAACPYAKSETTGENACPFNALYWDFLKRHEETLRGTGRMGLMYSHVDRKDDAEWRAIRQRAEDLRTAAAEGEL; from the coding sequence ATGACGGTCTGGCTCCTCGGCGATCAGTTACACCCGGACGCGACGCCGCTCCGGTCCGCAGACCACGTGTTGCTCGTCGAAGCGCACGCCTTCGCGGAACGGCGTCGCTATCACCCCCAGAAGCTCACGCTGGTGTTCAGCGCGATGCGACACTTCCGCGACGACCTCCGCGACCGCGGCTACGACGTCACCTACCTCCGCGCCGAGACGTTCGGCGACGCGCTCGAGGAGTACTTCGAGGCCAACCCCGGCGACGACTTGGTCGGGATGCGCTCGCCGAGCCACGGGGCCGACGAGTGGCGGCGCCGGCTCGTCGACGAGCGCGGCGGCGCGCTGACGCTCGTCGAGAACGACCTGTTTCTGACCTCGCGAGCGGACTTCGACGCCTGGGCTGGCGTCGACGCGTCCGACGACGGCGAGTCCGGAACGGCCGTTACGGACGAGGGAACCGCGTTCCGTCAGGAGGACTGGTACCGACACGTCCGGCGGGAGACCGGGATCCTGATGGACGGCGACGACCCCGTCGGCGGCGCGTGGAACTACGACGAGGAGAACCGGGAGACGCCGCCGCCGGAGTGGTCGCCCCCGGACGTCCCGCGGTTCGAACCGGACGGGACGACCCGCGGGGTTCAGGCGTTCGTCGCCGAGCGCTACGACGACCACTGGGGCGACCCGAGCGGCTTTCGCTGGCCGGTGACGCGCGAGGAGGCGCTGACGGCGGTCGATCACTTCGTGTCGGTCCGGCTCTCGGAGTTCGGCGACTACCAGGACGCGATGCGCGACGGCGAGTGGGCGCTGTGTCACTCGCTGCTGTCGGCGGCGCTGAACCTCGGCCTCTTGCGCCCGCGGGAGGTCGTCGATCCGGCGGTCGCGGCGTACGAGTCGGGGGACGCCCCGCTCAACAGCGTCGAGGGGTTCGTCCGCCAGGTGATCGGTTGGCGGGAGTTCGTGCGACACGTCTACCGACGGGCGATGCCGGAGTTGGCGGAGGCGAACCAACTCGGACAGACGGCGTCGCTGCCGCCGCTGTACTGGGACGGCGAGACGGAGATGCGGTGTCTCTCCGAGGCGGTCGGGCACGTCAGAAAGCGGGGATACGCCCACCACATCGAGCGGCTGATGATCCTCGCTAATTTCGCGCTGCTCTACGGCGTCGACCCCGCCGAACTCAACGAGTGGTTCCACCTCGGGTTCGTCGACGCCTACCACTGGGTGACGACGCCGAACGTCGTCGGGATGGGATCGTTCGGGACCGACGTGCTCTCCTCGAAGCCCTACGCCGCCTCCGCGAACTACGTCGACGGGATGAGCGACTACTGCGCCGCCTGTCCGTACGCGAAATCCGAGACGACGGGCGAGAACGCCTGTCCGTTCAACGCGCTCTACTGGGACTTCCTGAAGCGACACGAGGAGACGCTCCGCGGCACCGGTCGGATGGGACTGATGTACTCACACGTCGACCGCAAGGACGACGCGGAGTGGCGAGCCATCCGCCAGCGCGCCGAGGACCTCCGGACTGCTGCCGCCGAGGGCGAACTGTGA
- a CDS encoding aldo/keto reductase, translating into MEYTTLGETGTKVSKICLGCMSFGDSDWREWVLDPEEGKELVDRAIELGVNFFDTANMYSNGGSERVLGEALSHYDRDEFVVASKVYFQMDDDDPNSGGLSRKAIEQELDNSLDRLGMDTLDLLQIHRWDYDTPIERTMRTLDDAVDRGKARYLGASSMWAHQFAEAQHVAEREGLTPFSTMQNHYNLLYREEEREMLPLCEKQGVGVIPWSPLARGWLTRPHEDSRSTTRGETDDHAHQHPYLEGGGREVNERVQELAEEKGVKMAQIGLAWLFEDDRVDAPIVGTTSVEHLEDAVEALSIDLSASDIEYLEAPYEPVRVSGHE; encoded by the coding sequence ATGGAGTACACGACGCTCGGCGAGACGGGCACGAAAGTCTCGAAGATCTGTCTGGGCTGTATGAGCTTCGGCGACAGCGACTGGCGCGAGTGGGTGCTCGATCCCGAGGAAGGAAAAGAACTCGTCGACCGGGCCATCGAACTGGGAGTGAACTTCTTCGACACCGCCAATATGTACTCAAACGGCGGGTCCGAGCGCGTCCTCGGCGAGGCGCTTTCCCACTATGACCGCGACGAGTTCGTCGTCGCCTCGAAGGTGTACTTCCAGATGGACGACGACGACCCCAACTCGGGCGGCCTCTCGCGGAAGGCGATCGAACAGGAACTCGACAACTCGCTGGACCGGCTCGGGATGGACACCCTCGACCTGTTGCAGATCCACCGCTGGGACTACGACACGCCGATCGAACGGACGATGCGGACCCTCGACGACGCCGTGGACCGGGGGAAAGCGCGGTATCTGGGAGCGTCGTCGATGTGGGCCCACCAGTTCGCCGAGGCGCAGCACGTCGCCGAGCGGGAGGGATTGACGCCGTTCTCGACGATGCAGAACCACTACAACCTCCTCTACCGGGAGGAAGAGCGCGAGATGCTGCCGCTGTGTGAGAAGCAGGGGGTCGGGGTCATCCCGTGGTCGCCGCTCGCTCGCGGGTGGCTCACCCGGCCGCACGAGGACTCGCGGTCGACGACGCGGGGCGAGACCGACGACCACGCCCACCAGCACCCGTATCTGGAGGGCGGCGGCCGCGAGGTCAACGAGCGCGTGCAGGAACTCGCCGAGGAGAAGGGCGTGAAGATGGCGCAGATCGGCCTCGCGTGGCTGTTCGAGGACGATCGCGTCGACGCCCCGATCGTCGGGACCACGAGCGTCGAACACCTCGAAGACGCGGTCGAGGCGCTGTCGATCGACCTCTCGGCGTCCGACATCGAGTATCTCGAAGCGCCCTACGAGCCGGTCCGCGTCTCCGGCCACGAGTAA
- a CDS encoding thioredoxin domain-containing protein produces MRSTRRSFLAGLGGTAALGATAGCLGGSGSGSANLPDGCDVGTLESVSSLPRPTLGPEDAPVTVEVFEDFACPHCQTFTTEVYPEIKSNYVDAGDVRYRFFDFPIPVDETWSWAAASAARAVQDRADDETFFSFTEGVYENQGDLSANGYQIVHDLADELGVDGCAVAAAADQEPYREVVEADRQTGSERDIPGTPAVYVNGELLDNYGWDAVRSAIDSQL; encoded by the coding sequence ATGCGATCCACACGACGGTCCTTCCTCGCTGGACTCGGCGGAACGGCAGCGCTCGGCGCGACGGCCGGTTGTCTCGGCGGCTCGGGATCGGGAAGCGCCAACCTGCCCGACGGCTGCGACGTCGGCACGCTGGAATCGGTCTCGTCGCTCCCCCGTCCGACGCTCGGTCCCGAGGACGCGCCCGTGACCGTCGAGGTGTTCGAGGACTTCGCGTGTCCGCACTGTCAGACGTTCACGACCGAGGTCTACCCGGAGATCAAGTCGAACTACGTCGACGCCGGCGACGTCCGGTATCGGTTCTTCGACTTCCCGATTCCCGTCGACGAGACGTGGTCCTGGGCGGCCGCCTCCGCCGCGCGCGCGGTGCAGGACCGCGCCGACGACGAGACGTTCTTTTCGTTCACCGAAGGCGTCTACGAGAACCAGGGGGACCTGAGCGCGAACGGGTACCAGATCGTCCACGATCTCGCCGACGAACTCGGCGTCGACGGCTGTGCCGTCGCCGCGGCCGCCGACCAGGAGCCCTACCGCGAGGTCGTCGAGGCCGATCGACAGACCGGATCGGAACGAGACATTCCCGGGACGCCGGCGGTCTACGTGAACGGGGAACTGCTCGACAACTACGGGTGGGACGCGGTCCGTTCCGCGATCGACAGTCAGCTGTAG